CAGCCGCCACCATATCAACCATCACTCCACCTTGAAAACTTAAATCAGCTTCAAGAATAGTTTTTGCAGAAATGTCAATAGGCTTTAATACTGCATTTGCCTTGGGATTATATCGCTTATTAGCTCTGTAAAATTTGCGATATAATTCCGTCAGCTTTTTGGGATGATTTAAACTTGATTCTTCTCCCACAGTCAATTCCTCCGAATTAGGATTATATTTAGCGTAAGGGTCAAAGCAGGGATAAAAGTGATAGGCATAAAGCTTGACTTTCTCAATTCGTGCTGTTTCAACATTTTGGTTACGCACCCAACGATTTAAGTAGCTAAATACATAGAGTGGACTGGTTTCAAAATCTTTTGCAAGTTCTGTAAAACGTCCCCAGTTGGAGTCATAACCAGATTTTCCCTGTCTAGCATTAACATCAAGGTGAATAGCATAGGCGGCTGTTAGAACATTAAGGGGTGCGGAATATTCCTTCCCGTCTTCCGTCCAGCCTTCAAGAATGTAGTCAAGACGGAAGCGATCGCGTTTCATCAGCACTCTAAACGCCTGTGGCGCACTATCGAGAAATACGCTTTCTTCAAACTCCGCACCATCATTAAATGGCGGAATTGGCGACTCTGAAACTACCGTTTTGACATCCAGAATCATCGGGAAAGCAAAGGCTAACCAGCTAGGCATTACCCAAGATTCCGTATCGGTGCCATCTCGACCAGGGGGCAGCGCCATGAAGTAGAATGTTAGCGGCTGGTCTTCTGGGTAAGAAAGTTTGAAGGTTCGGTCTTTCCCTGGTTCGATATTTTCATTTATTAGGAAAGCATCTACACTTTGGTAGCGATCGCGTTCTAAATTCGCTTGCAAATCTTTACTGATAAAGTGATTGCGAATGCTAGTATCAAAACGAGTTTGAGCAATACCGTTGTATGCCTTTTGTAGAAACTTGTTTGTCTCTGGCGTGAAGTAATAAGTGGGGTAGAAATAAAGATAGCGATATTTCCCATCCTCAAATCGCTTACCCACCGCCTGCGTCTGGTTCATCAGAATTTGCCTCAGCATCATCTCTAAACCTGCAATACTAGAAATATTGCGTTTAGCGTTAGAACCACCCAACATTTGTTTATTGGTATAAACCTGGGGTGTAAATAAAACCGCTGACTCCATCTGCTCAGTTACGGTATAGGGAGAATGAGAAATCGAGCAGATTAGCTGTCGTCCTCTCCCCTGTTTTTTAGCTAACTGATAGCCTGACAATTCCTGTAGGAATACTTCAGCAGATGCTTTGGTAGATGTGGATTTTCCGGGTAGCATGACAACTCGCGTCACCCAAAGCCGCAAATCATCCCAACCATCAGGTAACTGGTACTGTGAAACAATGGGTTTAATGAGTTGGGAAATGTGAGCGATCGCTTCCTCACAAATCTGACGCACATCCTCTGGAGTTAAACCAGGATGGGTCTTTAAATACTTTGCTGCTAAGTAGTACCATTCATAAGGAACGCCGCCAGTATTGCCCTTTAGTTTGTGTTCTTTCAGGCTTTCATTAATCCGCTGAATTTCGCGGATTGGAGGTAAATACTCTGAGAGGTTCCAAAACTTAGCAATTTCCTCGACAATATCTAGATGAGGTAATTCTGGGAGTTTTTTATCTTTCTTCCGCTCAACTTCAATTAGATTAACCCGTTCTTCCCAAATTTTGCGACTAATTAAATCTCCAAATTCAGCAATCTGGTCAATCCGAATGTCGTCATCAAACTTGAAACTATAATCAGCCGACAAAACATTCTGCTGCTGAAATTTGATGAGGTTATCACTGCGGCTTTTGGCAACAGAACTTTTAATGGGATTTAGAATCCTCAGTGTGGCACTCAGGGCGACTTGCATTAAACCTGTATCGTCAAAAAACAAGTTGTAATATTCTGCATATTTCATTCCTTTGCCATCTCTGCTAAAACCTGTTTGCCGACTCCGTAGCTGACTTGCACACAGTTCTTTAATCTTCGTTACCACCCGTTTTGGTACATCCTCAACTGGAACAGGGGGCGCATCCCGCCGAGCTAAATAGATTACACCAGTTGGCAGATATAGCAGTGGTTCATAGTAGGTGCAATCCTCCGTATTAAGGCTAATGTGCGCTTCCATCAAAGCGTTATTCACTACATTTGTGAGTACGCCTCGGTTCTCTGCAATACTGTGGTAAGTAAATTTTAGTTGTCCATCACTTAGGCTATGGATTAACTCATTTAGCCTTGTATTTTCAGCATCTTGGGGATGTTTGATAATTGAAGCTAGGGAATCAGCTAAACAGGTTAAGTCGGAGAGAGCGCGAAGGGTGCGATCGCGTAATACTGGATTTAGTCCAAACTCCGAAAAGTTCCAGTTCGTATCCCAACGCCGTTGAGCGTTATAAGCGATACAGAGCAAATCATCCAGATACTCTCGATAAGCTTCTGGATCATCAGGATTGATGAAGCGACCCAAACCTAGCTGACGAACTTTTTCATCAATAATTTGACGATGCTGTTCTAGCGGTAGCTTGCGACAATCAGCAGGAGCATCCGGGAATTTCTCAAAGTCATGCAGAATAAACCCAGCAATTAACATCCGGCGTTCTAGTTCTCGCACCACTCGCTGCACAGTGGTATTAAGTTTTTCCAACCGTTGCTCAATTAAATTCGCTGGAAATAGTCCATTGAGTAAATGGGTATTGAGCGATTGATCGCCTGCATTGTCTCGTCGAACTCTATTTTTTCCTTCCGCTTCATTTTTGCGATCGAGTTCATCAAAAAACTTACCACCTTTTGCTGTAACGCCGATTGCCACTCGTAGCAGGTGTGGTAAGACATACTCTGCAAAGTCACTCATGACGCGATCGCCAGGATTCTGAGTCTGAATTGCTTCTCGCAGTAGCTTGAGTGTCAGTAACTCACGCGCTTGAGGTTCAATAGTGCGATCGCTAAGTTCAAATTCCGAATCTAGGTCATCATCCTGCAACCAATCATCTTCTGGACTATCAGATTGCTCAGAGTTTAAATCAAATAGATTTAATTGTTCAGCTTTTTCTCTAGGAACCATGTTAATACCTTGATTAAGCTTCATCCGGTGGTCGAATTCTCACCCTGCCTAATTCGGCAGTTACAATTGCGCCAGATGTCAATTCATTGCCGTAAAGTTCAAGCACCCGCAGACAAACAGTTGCTTGCTGTCTGGCACTGAGATTAACCAAGCGCAAAATGCCACAGTGAGAAGTTCCCCGCACAATTGCCAACTCTCCAAAATCCTTATCGAGAGTTACCAAAATCCGACCTTCGCTGTAGGCTGTTGCCAAAATCTCCTCATCGCCTGGATCTTCAGACCAATCTCCAGTCCACACCACGTCATAACCAGCAGTTGCTAACTCGGTTCGCACCCCACCCCATACGCAAGTATCTAGAAGTACCTTCACCCCTGAGACTCCACAGGTAAAAGTTCAATTCGCTCGTGGCTGACTAACCGACGCGCATAGACTAAACAAGCTTGCACATCTTCCCGTTCTAACCAGGGATAACCCTCCAGCAGAGTCTCGACGGTATCACCCGCCGCCAGCATTCCTAAAATATGCTCAACTGCCAACCGACGACCCCGAATAATCGGCTTACCTCCAAAGATTTTGGGGTTGACTGTAATTCTCTCTATTAGTTTTTGCTCATTCATTGTTGACCTCTGTAGTAAAAGTAGATTCAAATGGTCTATAAACTGCAAGAGGTAGCTTAGTCAGCTGGACAATAAAAAGCTACTCGCTCCTCTAGAGCCTCTTTTTCACCAACCAGGTGTGTAAGGTGACGAATTCCCCTTACCGCAAAGTCGGCTGACTCCTGACACTCCTCAAGTTGAATCTGCTGACTCTGACTTTGAGTTTGCTGATTGTGAAGCATTTGCATAATTTCTTTATGCTTCTCCTCCAACTCACTGAGCCGACTGTCGTGGTTAGAGAGTCGTTCATCTTGGAGGGCATTCTGTCGCCGCTCTGCTTCAAGTGCGTCAACTAAATGGCTGAGTTGGCTTAGTACATGGCGGATCAGGTACAGGTCGGCATTCTGGCTGGGCAGTTGAGTTAGCTTTTTCATGGCTAGCTTGGATTGGAATACAGATTAGAAGACATACTCCAGGCTTTACAGATCAACTAACGTCTCCAATCTCTCTTCTCTTGCTTGCGCTATTTCTACTGATTGAATAGAGATGTTGCAATTCTGGCAAAGCCCCCTCTAGTATAATGTAGGCGGAGGCAAGAGCAACCAGCCAACTCTCTACAGAAGTTCCATAAATCCCTATCAGGGATTGAAAAAGTTGACTGTAAGCCTGCGTTGTCTTCTACTCTGCCTCCACTTTTCAGTTTGAGCCAAATCCCTATCAGGGATTGAAACCCTAAGCAATCCATATTTCATCTCCTTTACTTTTGAACGAGTAAGCAAGCGTATCTAGCAGTAAAGCTGACTGACTGAAGGCAATAGAATAAGGTGCAGTTGCATCGTGAAAACTGTACTGATCGCTGATTGGGTAAATTGCAAAGTGCATGGGGAGTCTAAGCCTTGATCGCACCTCCGCAACCGGACGACGCAGCACATAACTGACTAAAGCTTGCTTCCTCAGCCGCTTGTTAATCTCACTAATCCAATAGTTGTCGGGTTGCCAAACCTCAATACCAATCAAAACCTGAACCTTCCAAGCATCTGCGATCGCGTCCAACTTGCCTGAATAGGTAAATCGCCAGTTCAGCCGTTCCTCCCGATAAGCCTTTAACTTCATAAAGGCGAGACAGTGTGCAAATGGACCTTTGGGAATAGGTTCTCCCAGCCGTTCAGCGGTTTGAAGAAGCGATCGCATAAACTCTGCTTCTGTCATCACCTCAATTTCCAGATTGCTTAAAATTCCTGGTAAATCGTAGGTTTTAAATCTATCTACCTCATTCGGTTCTGTTAGATCGTAAATCCCACACTGAAGAGGACTAGAGCCTCGAAAACTAGAAGCATCCTCTGCAATAGGATTTCCTTTATCTTTACCTGATAACTCCTGCCATTCAGTTGCCCATTGTTTCATGTTACCCGCAACCCTACCCAAACTTGTTTTAAACACTTGTTCACAAGCTGTTTTAAATGCCTTTTGACTGTCCTTATACTGCTGCACGATCGTCTTATGTCCCAACTTCCGGCAAAGCATCACCGACTGCACGGCACCCCAGCGAGAGTAATAGCCTTCAAAATCATTAATCCTGCGGTAGTTTTCACGAATTTGGTTGTGAAAAAAGGAACGGTCATAAATGCTAGTTGCCTCTAAAGGTGGAGAGTCACCTAGAAACAGCTTTTCCACTATAAAATTGGGTACGAGTGCGTATGCTGTGAAAGTTTCAAAAGTAATCTTCTGTCCATTCCGTTTATAGCCGTCATGTCGCCCTAATCTTCCTAAGCGCTGAATGAAGCTACCTGCATCAGCTGATTCAAAAATTAGGAAATTAATCTTGAAATCAACGCCGACATCAATCGTGCTAGTGCCGAGAACTAAGTCAGCTTGTAGCGATCGCTCTTTTTCCTGCTTCCCAGATAATCCCGTATTCTCCCCAACCACCAAACCATAAGGCTGCAACAGTTCCCGAAAGAACGATGTAAGACGCTTCACCGCAGCAATCGAGTTGAGAATGATTGCCCCTTTGCTACCTGGATGCTGCTGAAAGTGAGTCAGAATGAGATTACTGTTATCTTTCAACCAAGTTTCAGAAGCCTTATTGCTGGATTCCAAAGAGATAAACTGAAGAGAAATTTCTCGTGATACCTGTCGCCATCCTTCTTCTTGTAACTGGTGACACTGGGCCTCTGTATCTGGAAACTGATATTTATTCTCCTCAATTGGGTTAATCTCCTTGCACCGAAATCCAGCTAACTTTAGTCGCTCTATCAGTTGTTTATTCGGAGTCGCTGAGAGGAATAGAAACTTTTTGTAGCGATTGGTATTCTTGATTAACAGCATTGTGTTAATCACGCTGGCAATTTGCGGAGCCTGGAAAACATGAAACTCATCAAAAATAAATAGATCAAAATCCTTGTCAATCCGGTTCCACAGCTTGTCAGGACTATCATCACGAGTTAAATATGCACCTTGATGCAAGTAGTGAAAAATATCAGGATTGCTTAAGAGAATTTCTGAGTTACCAGAACGAGACTCGATCGCTGCTGCTTTTTTTAAGCCCTCATTTTCAGCATATATCTCTAACTCTTGTCCACTGAGCCGGACTACACGCGGCTTAATATCAGGCTTAAATTGTTCACTATAATCCTGATTTTGTGTTTCTTGGTCACGAGCAAGTTCATTAGTTGGATACAGCCCGATCGCACAAAAATATGTCAGCAATGTCACTAAATAAGCTGCCAAACTTTTTCCGTCGCCCGTCATGGCAGTATTAAAGATAACGTCGATATCCGGGTCGCGTATTGCCTCCAACGTTGCGACTTGATGCCAGGAAAGTGATGCCCAACCATCGGGTAGCTTCACGTCTTTTGGTGTCTCTGAGGCGGGACAGGAGTAAACAGGCTTGAGAGTGATCTGGTAATCGGACATATACTTACTTTGTGTCCGTGACTTGTTGTTGATTCCCATATTGGCATTCAAAATAGAGGTTGACAAGACTTATCCGTATAAAAGTGTCCGTATAAAATGACTCGAAAAGGTCAGTCTATAACCCTGTCAATTTCAGAACACGACAAAGCCGAGTTAGAAGCGATCGCTAGTGAACTCGGCATGATGTGGGGAGAACGCCCTAACATCTCTAAGCTGGTATTAGCGATCGCCCGTCGCCACCTCCAAATCGCTCCGAATCACAATTGGTCGGAAGCTCGCATCAAAGCGCTACAGCGTTCTATCAAAGCTCTGAGCGACCTCGGACAGATCGAGCAAGCCCAAATTATTGCCAACATACTTTTGGAACGCAGCGAACTATCGTTACCCCTGCGACGAGAAATCGAACGTTTTTTAGAAAACCTACCCCCACCTTGGCGGTTAGAAATCGATCGCTATATCTTGCGCCACCAACCTTTCCAGCTTTCTTACCAAGATGCAGCAGATCGCTTGTGGCACTTCACGGTTCGCCATGCTGAAGTAGCCCCTCACGAAAAACGAGAATATCTCGATTGTTGGTGTGAGGAGACAGAGGGAAACTTGGATATACCAGAGCTATCACACAACTGGAGTTTGCGTTTAGATCGCATTCCCGAAGCTGCTGGTGTTGTGCCTGTTGAAGGTCACTGGCGTTCTAACTTGGATGAAATAGAAGTAGAAATGTATTTAATGAGTGGCTTGGCTTTTGCTTATCAAGTTAAACCTGAAGATACTTTTAATGATTGGTTAGCAGACAGGCAAAGAGTGCGGCGCGTTGTTCGGCGGGTATCGAGTACCTTCTGGTTTATTCGAGAAGTTATGCAGTATGCGCCAGACTGTGTAGTGATATCGCCAGAGAGCGTGCGATCGCGCTTAACAGATAAAATAAAAGCCCTCTGCCAGCAGTACAATCTGGAAATCCGGGATTAGTGGCTCTCCAAGAGCTCGTGAAGGTAGCGCCTTTTGGTTAGAGTTGGCTGAACTCTAATATTTACGAGTCGCGCCTGCCAAAAACAAGTGGTTTTGGCAGGCGCGATTAATTTACGCGAACTTTGGAAACCCGCGCAAGTAGGTTTAGGCAAACTTCACTCGCGCTTCTTACGACAGCTCAATATTATAATTTCTGTTTAGTTTTCAAGACTTCTATGTAAGCGATGGGAAGAACCAGAGGCCAGAAAACTGTTGCGACCGTCAAAGTGATAAAAGATGAAAATCTTTCCTCTGTATTCCAGCTGCGATCGCGCTTAAACAATTCTAGCCAGAGGGTAAACAAAGTAGCCGCTATCAACAGGTAAATCACTTCTATACAGATCATAAGTTTATCCGGAGTCCTTTATCTCTCTCTATTGAGCATTCCCGTGCCAGAGATCGGGAATTTCTATTGCTTAACAAAACTTAACGTTAAAGAATTTTCTCCCATTCTCAGACCGTAGCCTGTTATGTCAACAATAGGAGCAAGTTATCTCGAAAATTTATAATTCAAGGAGCTAATAACAAACCATCAACGTTATTGCTAAAGTTAACTTCCGCTTTGCCATGTCCCTATATTATTTATCAAGCCTTCCTTTGCCATTTACATAAAATTTCGACATTACACACTTGCCCTCCAACCGTAGGAAGTGGGAAGCGCAACAAGGAACGGTATGTTAGCTAGGAAATCTATAAAAGTTGAGCGCTCCAACAAAAGCCCCGTACAGTCATTAGCTTAAGTACAACCATCAAGCTAAAGGCAAGAAAAAACGAAACGTACTACCTTCTCCCAGTTCGCTTTCTACTTCAATTTGACCGCCTTGCAGTTCAAGCAACCGGGAGGAAATCGCTAAACCGATGCCAGTTCCTCTAGAATTTTGGCTTCGAGACTGCTCAGCCCGCCAAAATCGCTCGAAAATATGAGGTAAATCTTTTGGTGCAATTCCTTGACCCGTATCCACTACAGCAATCCAGAGGCGTTTTGGTTCACTCCAGGCTTTGACCGTAATCGAACCAGTACTGGTATATAGCAGTGCATTTCCCAACAAATTGACCAGCACCTGCTCCACACGGTCAATATCAGCTAATACCAGAGGCAACTGGGGCGGACAGTCTAATCGCA
This DNA window, taken from Coleofasciculus sp. FACHB-1120, encodes the following:
- the cas10d gene encoding type I-D CRISPR-associated protein Cas10d/Csc3, producing MKLNQGINMVPREKAEQLNLFDLNSEQSDSPEDDWLQDDDLDSEFELSDRTIEPQARELLTLKLLREAIQTQNPGDRVMSDFAEYVLPHLLRVAIGVTAKGGKFFDELDRKNEAEGKNRVRRDNAGDQSLNTHLLNGLFPANLIEQRLEKLNTTVQRVVRELERRMLIAGFILHDFEKFPDAPADCRKLPLEQHRQIIDEKVRQLGLGRFINPDDPEAYREYLDDLLCIAYNAQRRWDTNWNFSEFGLNPVLRDRTLRALSDLTCLADSLASIIKHPQDAENTRLNELIHSLSDGQLKFTYHSIAENRGVLTNVVNNALMEAHISLNTEDCTYYEPLLYLPTGVIYLARRDAPPVPVEDVPKRVVTKIKELCASQLRSRQTGFSRDGKGMKYAEYYNLFFDDTGLMQVALSATLRILNPIKSSVAKSRSDNLIKFQQQNVLSADYSFKFDDDIRIDQIAEFGDLISRKIWEERVNLIEVERKKDKKLPELPHLDIVEEIAKFWNLSEYLPPIREIQRINESLKEHKLKGNTGGVPYEWYYLAAKYLKTHPGLTPEDVRQICEEAIAHISQLIKPIVSQYQLPDGWDDLRLWVTRVVMLPGKSTSTKASAEVFLQELSGYQLAKKQGRGRQLICSISHSPYTVTEQMESAVLFTPQVYTNKQMLGGSNAKRNISSIAGLEMMLRQILMNQTQAVGKRFEDGKYRYLYFYPTYYFTPETNKFLQKAYNGIAQTRFDTSIRNHFISKDLQANLERDRYQSVDAFLINENIEPGKDRTFKLSYPEDQPLTFYFMALPPGRDGTDTESWVMPSWLAFAFPMILDVKTVVSESPIPPFNDGAEFEESVFLDSAPQAFRVLMKRDRFRLDYILEGWTEDGKEYSAPLNVLTAAYAIHLDVNARQGKSGYDSNWGRFTELAKDFETSPLYVFSYLNRWVRNQNVETARIEKVKLYAYHFYPCFDPYAKYNPNSEELTVGEESSLNHPKKLTELYRKFYRANKRYNPKANAVLKPIDISAKTILEADLSFQGGVMVDMVAAEVSKLMDRVHASTAEGRWIFKKREEEREAILDFARYFVEEVFEKSFAGDRARLAGRQINLIRDTCEFLYRLEDDKENRDRIQQAADDESNDVAAGLADNL
- a CDS encoding DUF5615 family PIN-like protein, with the protein product MKVLLDTCVWGGVRTELATAGYDVVWTGDWSEDPGDEEILATAYSEGRILVTLDKDFGELAIVRGTSHCGILRLVNLSARQQATVCLRVLELYGNELTSGAIVTAELGRVRIRPPDEA
- a CDS encoding DUF433 domain-containing protein — its product is MNEQKLIERITVNPKIFGGKPIIRGRRLAVEHILGMLAAGDTVETLLEGYPWLEREDVQACLVYARRLVSHERIELLPVESQG
- the cas3 gene encoding type I-D CRISPR-associated helicase Cas3' — protein: MSDYQITLKPVYSCPASETPKDVKLPDGWASLSWHQVATLEAIRDPDIDVIFNTAMTGDGKSLAAYLVTLLTYFCAIGLYPTNELARDQETQNQDYSEQFKPDIKPRVVRLSGQELEIYAENEGLKKAAAIESRSGNSEILLSNPDIFHYLHQGAYLTRDDSPDKLWNRIDKDFDLFIFDEFHVFQAPQIASVINTMLLIKNTNRYKKFLFLSATPNKQLIERLKLAGFRCKEINPIEENKYQFPDTEAQCHQLQEEGWRQVSREISLQFISLESSNKASETWLKDNSNLILTHFQQHPGSKGAIILNSIAAVKRLTSFFRELLQPYGLVVGENTGLSGKQEKERSLQADLVLGTSTIDVGVDFKINFLIFESADAGSFIQRLGRLGRHDGYKRNGQKITFETFTAYALVPNFIVEKLFLGDSPPLEATSIYDRSFFHNQIRENYRRINDFEGYYSRWGAVQSVMLCRKLGHKTIVQQYKDSQKAFKTACEQVFKTSLGRVAGNMKQWATEWQELSGKDKGNPIAEDASSFRGSSPLQCGIYDLTEPNEVDRFKTYDLPGILSNLEIEVMTEAEFMRSLLQTAERLGEPIPKGPFAHCLAFMKLKAYREERLNWRFTYSGKLDAIADAWKVQVLIGIEVWQPDNYWISEINKRLRKQALVSYVLRRPVAEVRSRLRLPMHFAIYPISDQYSFHDATAPYSIAFSQSALLLDTLAYSFKSKGDEIWIA
- a CDS encoding WYL domain-containing protein; translation: MTRKGQSITLSISEHDKAELEAIASELGMMWGERPNISKLVLAIARRHLQIAPNHNWSEARIKALQRSIKALSDLGQIEQAQIIANILLERSELSLPLRREIERFLENLPPPWRLEIDRYILRHQPFQLSYQDAADRLWHFTVRHAEVAPHEKREYLDCWCEETEGNLDIPELSHNWSLRLDRIPEAAGVVPVEGHWRSNLDEIEVEMYLMSGLAFAYQVKPEDTFNDWLADRQRVRRVVRRVSSTFWFIREVMQYAPDCVVISPESVRSRLTDKIKALCQQYNLEIRD